A DNA window from Actinomadura coerulea contains the following coding sequences:
- a CDS encoding winged helix-turn-helix transcriptional regulator: MPKDADPRECSIADTLDLVGERWSLLAIRELSYGVGRFDQIVRNTGASRDILTARLRKLEAGGVIRRERYSDHPVRYEYRLTPAGMELCDVLLVLMVWGDRHLHPDDPPVRWQHSCGEMVSPQVVCRHCGNEARRGAHSPTGRGARP; the protein is encoded by the coding sequence ATGCCGAAGGACGCCGATCCGCGCGAGTGCTCGATCGCCGACACCCTCGACCTGGTCGGCGAGCGCTGGAGCCTGCTGGCGATCCGGGAGCTGAGCTACGGGGTGGGGCGCTTCGACCAGATCGTCCGCAACACCGGCGCGTCCCGCGACATCCTCACCGCCCGCCTCCGCAAGCTGGAGGCGGGCGGCGTCATCCGCCGCGAGCGCTACAGCGACCACCCGGTGCGCTACGAGTACCGCCTCACGCCCGCGGGCATGGAGTTGTGCGACGTCCTGCTCGTGCTGATGGTCTGGGGCGACCGCCACCTGCACCCGGACGACCCGCCCGTCCGCTGGCAGCACTCCTGCGGCGAGATGGTCAGCCCCCAGGTCGTCTGCCGCCACTGCGGCAACGAGGCCCGCCGGGGCGCGCACTCCCCGACCGGCCGAGGCGCCCGCCCCTGA
- a CDS encoding thiolase family protein, with amino-acid sequence MRDAVIVEAVRTPLGKGRANGALHGDHPADLLARTLASLVERAGVDPASVDDVIGGVVTQAGDQALNITRTAVLAAGFPESVPAMTVDRQCGSSQQALHIAAQGVQSGAYDIAIACGVESMSRVPMGSSVLPGSDPFGTLLPERYPGGLVGQGISAELIAARWNLSREALDAYAAESHRRAAEAWKNGEFDREVAWTGQRDETVRPGTSPEILAGLRPAYRDERMAERFPEIGWKITAGNASPVNDGAAAVLVMGADVAARLGLRPRARFHSFAVTGDDPLLMLTAIIPATAKVLERGGLALDDIDLFEVNEAFAPVVLAWARETGADLARVNVRGGAIAIGHPLGASGARLMTTLLHALEDRGGRFGLQTMCEAGGLANATVVERL; translated from the coding sequence ATGCGGGACGCGGTGATCGTGGAGGCGGTGCGCACGCCGCTCGGCAAGGGCAGGGCCAACGGGGCCCTGCACGGCGACCACCCGGCCGACCTGCTGGCGCGGACGCTGGCGTCCCTGGTCGAGCGGGCGGGCGTCGACCCGGCGAGCGTGGACGACGTGATCGGCGGCGTCGTCACTCAGGCCGGCGACCAGGCGCTCAACATCACCCGCACGGCCGTCCTCGCCGCGGGGTTCCCCGAGAGCGTCCCCGCCATGACGGTCGACCGGCAGTGCGGCTCGTCCCAGCAGGCCCTGCACATCGCGGCGCAGGGCGTGCAGAGCGGCGCCTACGACATCGCCATCGCGTGCGGCGTCGAGTCGATGTCGCGGGTGCCGATGGGGTCGAGCGTCCTGCCGGGAAGCGACCCGTTCGGGACGCTGCTCCCCGAGCGCTACCCGGGCGGGCTCGTCGGCCAGGGCATCAGCGCCGAGTTGATCGCCGCCCGCTGGAACCTGTCGCGGGAGGCGCTCGACGCCTACGCCGCCGAGTCCCACCGGCGCGCCGCCGAGGCGTGGAAGAACGGCGAGTTCGACCGGGAGGTCGCCTGGACGGGGCAGCGGGACGAGACCGTCCGCCCCGGGACGTCGCCGGAGATCCTCGCCGGGCTGAGGCCCGCCTACCGCGACGAGCGCATGGCCGAGCGGTTCCCCGAGATCGGCTGGAAGATCACCGCGGGCAACGCCTCGCCGGTCAACGACGGCGCCGCCGCCGTGCTGGTCATGGGCGCCGACGTCGCCGCGCGGCTCGGCCTGCGCCCGCGCGCCCGCTTCCACTCCTTCGCCGTGACCGGCGACGACCCCCTGCTGATGCTCACCGCGATCATCCCCGCGACCGCGAAGGTGCTGGAGCGCGGCGGCCTCGCCCTCGACGACATCGACCTGTTCGAGGTGAACGAGGCGTTCGCTCCGGTCGTGCTCGCGTGGGCGCGCGAGACCGGCGCCGACCTCGCGCGCGTCAACGTGCGCGGCGGCGCGATCGCGATCGGCCACCCCCTCGGCGCGAGCGGCGCCCGCCTCATGACGACCCTGCTGCACGCCCTGGAGGACCGCGGCGGGCGGTTCGGCCTCCAGACCATGTGCGAGGCGGGCGGACTGGCCAACGCCACCGTCGTGGAGCGGCTCTGA
- a CDS encoding response regulator, producing MIRVLVVEDDPVAAEAHRTYVERVAGFTVAGVVHSGADALRFCERTQVDVVLLDFYLPDTHGLTVCRALRAGGRDVDVIAVTSARDLAVIRTAVAVGIVQYLLKPFTFASLRDKLVRYARFREQAVGSGEVSGQADVDGMLATLRTPDRHALPKGMSGETLQVVTGVLASAADGLSAAAAADLTGVSRVTARRYLEYLAENGLADRRPHYGQVGRPEVRFYPR from the coding sequence GTGATCAGAGTGCTGGTGGTCGAGGACGACCCGGTGGCGGCGGAGGCGCACCGGACCTACGTCGAGCGGGTCGCCGGGTTCACCGTCGCGGGGGTCGTGCACTCGGGGGCGGACGCGCTGCGGTTCTGCGAGCGGACGCAGGTCGACGTCGTCCTGCTGGACTTCTACCTCCCGGACACGCACGGCCTCACCGTCTGCCGCGCGCTGCGCGCCGGGGGACGGGACGTGGACGTCATCGCCGTGACGTCCGCGCGGGACCTCGCGGTGATCCGCACCGCCGTGGCGGTCGGCATCGTCCAGTACCTGCTGAAACCGTTCACCTTCGCGTCGCTGCGCGACAAGCTCGTCCGGTACGCGCGCTTCCGGGAGCAGGCGGTGGGCTCGGGGGAGGTCAGCGGTCAGGCGGACGTGGACGGGATGCTCGCCACTCTGCGCACCCCCGACCGCCATGCGCTGCCCAAGGGGATGAGCGGGGAGACGCTCCAGGTCGTGACCGGCGTGCTGGCGTCCGCCGCCGACGGCCTGTCCGCCGCCGCTGCCGCCGACCTCACCGGCGTCTCCCGGGTGACCGCGCGCCGGTATCTGGAGTACCTGGCGGAGAACGGGCTGGCCGACCGCCGGCCCCACTACGGCCAGGTCGGGCGTCCTGAGGTGCGCTTCTATCCCCGTTAG
- a CDS encoding sensor histidine kinase, with protein MRPRWAAPGRWSLARQLLVLQAAVVGLLVAAGAALAFLDSGRAVDDSATQTVSAVAASIADAPTVRAALADPAPSRLLQPYAERVRHDTGVDFITIMSPAGIRYTHPNPSRIGGTFVGNTAPALAGRTFTETYTGTLGPSVRTVAPVFGEDRRVVALVAVGITVKAMSAELRRRLVALGAVAGVVLAAGMAGSYLVSARLRRQTRGAAPDELRGMFEYYEAILHAVREGLLILDRTGRVVLCNDAARYLLDLDVPDGSLPSAAERGRGAPEPRGRNVAELGLPEELVATLVSDERRSDEIHVGDTRVLVVNTSPVRSRDRMMGNVVTLRDHTELQALTGELDTVRGFAESLRSQAHEAANRLHTVVSLVELGRPGQAVEFATAELASAQRLTDRVVGSVGEPVLAALLLGKSAEAGERGVELVIGEDTVIEGAIEPRDLVTILGNLIDNAVDAAIEGAADRPPRVGVGAREEDGMLVLEVSDSGPGVDPSAVPAMFRRGWTTKTSGGAVGHGLGLALVGQAVRRNGGDVRVSAAGPGRGAVFTVRLPLPGRAAGARHGGGGP; from the coding sequence GTGCGTCCTCGATGGGCGGCGCCGGGCCGCTGGAGCCTGGCCCGGCAGCTGCTCGTGCTCCAGGCGGCGGTCGTCGGGCTCCTCGTGGCGGCCGGCGCGGCGCTGGCCTTCCTCGACTCCGGCCGGGCCGTGGACGACAGCGCCACCCAGACGGTGTCGGCGGTCGCGGCGAGCATCGCCGACGCCCCGACCGTCCGGGCCGCGCTCGCCGACCCGGCCCCGAGCCGCCTCCTGCAGCCCTACGCCGAACGCGTCCGGCACGACACCGGCGTCGACTTCATCACGATCATGAGTCCGGCGGGGATCCGCTACACGCATCCGAACCCGTCGCGCATCGGCGGGACGTTCGTCGGCAACACCGCCCCCGCGCTCGCCGGCCGGACGTTCACCGAGACCTACACGGGCACGCTCGGGCCGTCCGTGCGCACCGTCGCCCCCGTCTTCGGCGAGGACCGCCGCGTGGTGGCCCTGGTCGCCGTCGGCATCACGGTCAAGGCGATGTCGGCGGAGCTCCGGCGCCGCCTGGTGGCCCTCGGCGCGGTCGCCGGGGTCGTCCTCGCCGCCGGGATGGCCGGCAGTTACCTCGTCTCCGCCCGCCTGCGCCGCCAGACCCGCGGCGCCGCCCCCGACGAGCTGCGCGGCATGTTCGAGTACTACGAGGCGATCCTGCACGCCGTCCGCGAGGGCCTCCTCATCCTCGACCGCACGGGCCGCGTCGTCCTCTGCAACGACGCCGCCAGGTACCTCCTCGACCTCGACGTCCCTGACGGCTCCCTCCCGTCCGCCGCGGAGCGGGGCCGGGGGGCGCCGGAGCCGCGGGGGCGGAACGTCGCCGAACTGGGGTTGCCGGAGGAGCTGGTCGCGACGCTGGTGTCGGACGAGCGCCGGTCGGACGAGATCCATGTGGGCGACACGCGGGTGCTCGTGGTGAACACCTCACCCGTCCGGTCGCGGGACCGGATGATGGGGAACGTCGTCACCCTGCGGGACCACACCGAGTTGCAGGCGCTGACGGGCGAGCTGGACACGGTGCGCGGGTTCGCCGAGTCGCTGCGCTCGCAGGCGCACGAGGCCGCGAACCGCCTGCACACGGTGGTGTCGCTGGTGGAGCTGGGCCGCCCGGGGCAGGCCGTGGAGTTCGCGACCGCCGAGCTGGCGAGCGCGCAGCGGCTCACCGACCGGGTCGTCGGCTCGGTCGGCGAGCCGGTGCTGGCCGCGCTGCTGCTCGGCAAGTCCGCCGAGGCGGGGGAGCGCGGTGTGGAGCTCGTGATCGGCGAGGACACCGTGATCGAGGGCGCGATCGAGCCGCGCGACCTGGTCACCATTCTCGGCAACCTCATCGACAACGCGGTCGACGCGGCGATCGAGGGGGCCGCCGACCGGCCGCCGCGGGTCGGCGTCGGCGCCCGGGAGGAGGACGGGATGCTCGTGCTGGAGGTGTCCGACAGCGGACCGGGCGTGGACCCCTCCGCCGTACCCGCGATGTTCCGGCGCGGCTGGACGACGAAGACGTCCGGCGGCGCGGTCGGGCACGGCCTCGGCCTCGCCCTGGTCGGCCAGGCCGTCCGCCGCAACGGAGGCGACGTGCGGGTGAGCGCCGCCGGCCCCGGCCGCGGCGCCGTGTTCACCGTCCGGCTGCCCCTGCCGGGGCGGGCCGCCGGGGCCCGGCACGGAGGCGGTGGGCCGTGA
- a CDS encoding DUF6286 domain-containing protein has protein sequence MAETLVKELIEEAQGRRLARRLAVRELRPRRALAGLVAALLVTAFGGAAAIELLAGALGSAVHPVPGVAPVVEALRRHAWSDPDVLAASGAVAALGVVFMAAALPGRLRGVPLAGADPRLAGVIGRAALRRTLAAAAMEVPGIERARVRGLGFFRRGLLVRAATHYRNPANLADLVHDAVDARLDRIEPMRRPPVDVRLGWRKD, from the coding sequence ATGGCCGAGACGCTGGTCAAGGAGCTGATCGAGGAGGCGCAGGGCAGGCGGCTGGCGCGCCGGCTCGCCGTCCGCGAGCTGCGGCCGCGCCGCGCGCTCGCCGGGCTCGTCGCGGCGCTGCTGGTGACCGCGTTCGGCGGGGCGGCCGCGATCGAGCTGCTCGCCGGGGCGCTCGGATCGGCCGTCCACCCGGTGCCGGGCGTCGCCCCGGTGGTGGAGGCCCTGCGGCGGCACGCGTGGAGCGACCCGGACGTGCTCGCGGCGTCGGGCGCGGTGGCCGCTCTCGGGGTGGTCTTCATGGCGGCCGCGCTGCCCGGGCGGCTGCGCGGGGTGCCGCTGGCGGGCGCCGATCCGCGGCTCGCGGGAGTCATCGGCCGCGCCGCGCTGCGCCGCACGCTCGCGGCCGCGGCGATGGAGGTCCCCGGCATCGAGCGCGCCCGCGTCCGGGGCCTCGGGTTCTTCCGCCGGGGCCTGCTCGTGCGGGCCGCCACGCACTACCGCAACCCGGCGAACCTCGCCGACCTCGTCCACGACGCGGTCGACGCGCGCCTGGACCGGATCGAGCCGATGCGCCGGCCGCCGGTCGACGTCCGCCTCGGCTGGCGGAAGGACTGA
- the purU gene encoding formyltetrahydrofolate deformylase — protein sequence MSEPVNEYVLTLSCPDRPGIVAAVSGLLAERGCNIVESQQFGDGGTGTFFMRVQFAALTGTDPDELRGAFASLVPELGLEWRLHPLAERPRVLIMVSKGGHCLNDLLYRTRSGLLDIDIVAVASNHPDLRPLTQSYGIDYHHLPVGQGGKAAQEAEILTLVEHYRADLVVLARYMQILSDDFCAKLPGAIINIHHSFLPSFKGARPYHQAHARGVKLIGATAHYVTADLDEGPIIEQEVARVDHTHSPEELVAVGRDVECLALARAVRWHAEHRVLLNGDRTVVFR from the coding sequence GTGAGCGAACCCGTGAACGAGTACGTGCTGACCCTGTCCTGCCCCGACCGGCCCGGCATCGTGGCCGCAGTCTCGGGGCTGCTGGCCGAGCGCGGGTGCAACATCGTCGAGAGCCAGCAGTTCGGCGACGGCGGGACCGGCACCTTCTTCATGCGGGTGCAGTTCGCGGCGCTCACGGGCACCGACCCCGACGAGCTGCGCGGCGCCTTCGCGTCCCTGGTGCCCGAGCTCGGGCTGGAGTGGCGGCTGCACCCGCTGGCCGAGCGCCCGCGCGTGCTGATCATGGTGTCGAAGGGCGGGCACTGCCTCAACGACCTGCTGTACCGGACGCGGTCCGGGCTGCTCGACATCGACATCGTCGCGGTCGCGTCCAACCACCCCGACCTGCGGCCGCTGACCCAGTCGTACGGGATCGACTACCACCACCTGCCGGTCGGGCAGGGCGGCAAGGCCGCGCAGGAGGCCGAGATCCTGACGCTGGTCGAGCACTACCGCGCCGACCTCGTCGTCCTCGCCCGGTACATGCAGATCCTGTCCGACGACTTCTGCGCCAAGCTGCCCGGCGCGATCATCAACATCCACCACTCGTTCCTGCCGAGCTTCAAGGGCGCCCGCCCCTACCACCAGGCGCACGCGCGCGGCGTCAAGCTGATCGGCGCGACCGCGCACTACGTCACCGCCGACCTGGACGAGGGGCCGATCATCGAGCAGGAGGTCGCGCGCGTCGACCACACCCACAGCCCGGAGGAGCTGGTGGCCGTGGGACGCGACGTGGAGTGTCTCGCGCTCGCCCGCGCCGTCCGCTGGCACGCCGAGCACCGCGTGCTGCTCAACGGCGACCGGACGGTCGTCTTCCGCTGA
- a CDS encoding alpha/beta hydrolase family esterase: MRRIALVALAVTLALAGCTDETGGKGDGGGKGGRRPATVDGVPTSEGTHKQKLDVGTVGHREYLLHVPSKVAGGKWEDGRPADRPALVIALHGGLANMSKMQDLTGFDKLSDEHGFLVAYPDGFMTTWNAGDCCGAAKVGNVDDVGFLGKLIDKLTGAGLADPRRVYVTGFSNGAGMAYRMACEKPGKVAAIGVVEGALVTRCDPGRPVSAMIFHGTADGNVPFNGGGDRDFNDRRPFPPVSDAVDFWRRVAGLPQPRERVKALSGDTRCESTGKGERGVAVTFCRIEGGRHQWPKEASPMLWSFFAAHPRTGT; this comes from the coding sequence ATGCGGCGAATCGCGCTCGTGGCGCTGGCTGTCACCCTGGCCCTGGCGGGCTGCACCGACGAGACCGGCGGGAAGGGCGACGGGGGCGGCAAGGGCGGTCGCCGCCCCGCGACGGTCGACGGCGTCCCGACGTCGGAGGGCACGCACAAGCAGAAGCTCGACGTGGGGACGGTCGGGCACCGCGAGTACCTGCTCCACGTCCCCTCCAAGGTCGCGGGCGGGAAGTGGGAGGACGGCAGGCCGGCCGACAGGCCCGCGCTGGTCATCGCCCTGCACGGCGGCCTGGCCAACATGTCGAAGATGCAGGACCTGACCGGCTTCGACAAGCTGTCGGACGAGCACGGCTTCCTCGTCGCCTACCCCGACGGGTTCATGACCACGTGGAACGCGGGCGACTGCTGCGGCGCGGCGAAGGTCGGGAACGTCGACGACGTCGGGTTCCTCGGCAAGCTCATCGACAAGCTCACCGGCGCCGGGCTGGCCGACCCGAGGCGCGTCTACGTCACCGGGTTCTCCAACGGCGCCGGGATGGCGTACCGGATGGCCTGCGAGAAGCCGGGCAAGGTGGCCGCGATCGGGGTGGTCGAGGGCGCCCTGGTGACCAGGTGCGATCCGGGCCGCCCGGTATCGGCGATGATCTTCCATGGGACGGCGGACGGGAACGTGCCCTTCAACGGGGGCGGCGACCGCGACTTCAACGACAGGCGCCCGTTCCCGCCGGTCTCGGACGCGGTGGACTTCTGGCGCAGGGTGGCGGGCCTGCCCCAGCCGCGCGAGCGGGTGAAGGCGCTCAGCGGCGACACCCGGTGCGAGAGCACGGGCAAGGGCGAGCGCGGCGTCGCCGTGACCTTCTGCAGGATCGAGGGCGGGCGGCACCAGTGGCCGAAGGAGGCGAGCCCGATGCTGTGGAGCTTCTTCGCCGCCCATCCGCGCACCGGGACATGA
- a CDS encoding amino acid deaminase/aldolase has protein sequence MNLRDRYDTATAGLEAPFAVVDLAAFRANAADLVRRAAGKPIRVASKSVRCRALLEDVLAMEGFAGVMAFTLPEALWLAAEGVSDDILVAYPTADRTAIAALAGDPRAARAVTLMIDSPEHLDLIESAAGDRRVRVCIDIDASYRTLGGRVRIGALRSPLHSAADVRAFAELVLKRPSLDLVGLMAYESQIAGVGDVPPGRPARGRVIRAMQRQSRAELARRRAAIVRAVRGLTELEFVNGGGTGSVETTAAERAVTEVAAGSGLYQPHLFDQYSNFTGRPAALFALPVVRRPAPGVVTCLGGGYLASGPADAVRLPQPYLPTGLAYNGDEGAGEVQTPLLGRAADLLSVGDRVWFRHTKAGELCERFDALHLIEDAHQVRTVPTYRGEGRTFL, from the coding sequence ATGAACCTCCGGGACCGCTATGACACCGCGACCGCCGGACTAGAGGCGCCGTTCGCCGTCGTCGACCTCGCGGCCTTCCGCGCCAACGCCGCCGACCTCGTGCGCCGCGCCGCCGGCAAGCCCATCCGGGTCGCCAGCAAGTCCGTGCGCTGCCGGGCCCTCCTGGAGGACGTCCTCGCGATGGAGGGGTTCGCGGGAGTCATGGCGTTCACCCTCCCCGAGGCGCTCTGGCTGGCCGCCGAGGGCGTCAGCGACGACATCCTCGTCGCCTACCCCACGGCCGACCGCACCGCGATCGCCGCGCTCGCCGGCGACCCCCGCGCGGCCCGCGCCGTCACGCTGATGATCGACTCCCCCGAGCACCTCGACCTGATCGAGTCCGCCGCGGGCGACCGGCGCGTGCGGGTCTGCATCGACATCGACGCCTCGTACCGCACGCTCGGCGGCCGGGTGCGGATCGGCGCGCTGCGCTCCCCGCTGCACAGCGCCGCCGACGTCCGGGCGTTCGCCGAACTGGTCCTCAAGCGGCCCTCGCTCGACCTCGTCGGGCTGATGGCCTACGAGTCGCAGATCGCGGGCGTCGGCGACGTCCCGCCCGGCCGGCCCGCGCGGGGCCGCGTCATCCGCGCCATGCAGCGCCAGTCCCGGGCGGAGCTGGCCCGGCGCCGCGCGGCGATCGTCCGGGCCGTCCGGGGGCTGACCGAGCTGGAGTTCGTCAACGGCGGCGGCACCGGCAGCGTCGAGACGACGGCGGCCGAGCGCGCCGTCACCGAGGTCGCGGCCGGCTCCGGGCTCTACCAGCCGCACCTGTTCGACCAGTACTCCAACTTCACCGGACGGCCCGCCGCGCTGTTCGCGCTGCCCGTCGTCCGGCGCCCCGCGCCCGGCGTCGTCACGTGCCTCGGCGGCGGCTACCTGGCGTCCGGGCCCGCCGACGCCGTCCGCCTCCCCCAGCCCTACCTGCCGACGGGCCTGGCCTACAACGGCGACGAGGGCGCGGGCGAGGTGCAGACGCCGCTTCTCGGACGCGCCGCCGACCTGCTGTCGGTGGGCGACCGCGTCTGGTTCCGCCACACCAAGGCCGGCGAGCTGTGCGAACGCTTCGACGCACTGCACCTGATAGAAGACGCCCACCAGGTGAGAACGGTCCCGACCTACAGAGGCGAAGGCCGCACCTTCCTGTAG
- a CDS encoding SIMPL domain-containing protein, with product MSDAPMISVRGEAVLEAQPEIARLSVHVESQESDRRAALDRLTERNQQCLDLVKSFGEAVEKLETGGLSITPLLKYRRREGDIRAYRGTVWIKITVSDFAVLGELVTRLGDLERTYVTGPEWELRPGSEVYRRAARQAANEAVERARGYAEALGARLTGLVELSDEGLGRDGGAGGPVALAAAYGRAPGGAAEEPEPIDLEPETQIVRATVEARFTATAPDLG from the coding sequence ATGAGCGACGCTCCCATGATCAGTGTGCGTGGTGAGGCCGTGCTGGAGGCCCAGCCGGAGATCGCGCGGCTGTCGGTGCACGTCGAGTCGCAGGAGTCCGACCGGCGCGCGGCCCTCGACCGGCTCACCGAGCGGAACCAGCAGTGCCTCGACCTGGTCAAGTCCTTCGGCGAGGCCGTGGAGAAGCTGGAGACGGGCGGCCTGTCGATCACACCGCTGCTGAAGTACAGGCGGCGCGAGGGCGACATCCGCGCCTACCGCGGCACCGTCTGGATCAAGATCACGGTCAGCGACTTCGCGGTGCTGGGCGAGCTGGTCACCCGGCTCGGCGACCTGGAGCGCACCTACGTCACCGGGCCGGAGTGGGAGCTGCGGCCGGGCAGCGAGGTGTACCGGCGGGCCGCGCGGCAGGCGGCGAACGAGGCCGTCGAGCGGGCCCGCGGCTACGCCGAGGCGCTCGGGGCCCGGCTCACCGGCCTGGTGGAGCTGTCGGACGAGGGGCTCGGCCGCGACGGCGGCGCGGGCGGGCCGGTCGCGCTCGCCGCCGCCTACGGGCGCGCGCCGGGCGGCGCCGCCGAGGAGCCCGAGCCGATCGACCTGGAGCCGGAGACGCAGATCGTCCGCGCCACCGTCGAGGCCAGGTTCACCGCGACGGCCCCCGACCTCGGCTGA
- a CDS encoding anti-sigma factor family protein — protein MGGTDCGAYRIGLGVYAIGRLAGTEADALSAHLSGCPPCRDELARLRGVAELLARSARQGNGAAPPRPGPVRKRGSAGRGPRTGASGTGLSASCAYGAAGPGRSR, from the coding sequence GTGGGAGGAACGGACTGCGGGGCGTACCGGATCGGCCTCGGCGTCTACGCCATCGGACGGCTCGCCGGCACCGAGGCGGACGCGCTGTCGGCGCACCTGAGCGGCTGCCCGCCGTGCCGGGACGAGCTCGCCCGGCTCCGCGGCGTCGCCGAGCTCCTCGCCCGCTCCGCCCGGCAGGGGAACGGCGCCGCCCCGCCGCGCCCGGGGCCCGTCCGGAAACGCGGAAGCGCCGGCCGCGGACCGCGGACCGGCGCCTCGGGGACGGGGCTCAGCGCTTCCTGCGCCTACGGCGCCGCAGGACCAGGGCGGTCACGATGA
- a CDS encoding DUF3618 domain-containing protein, whose translation MADKSRDPEALEREIERSRRQLARTIDELADRVSPRNVAQRGAERLKEEADQVAKALGAMVRPSEDDDGEGPQIDRRLVVAGVGAAVIVTALVLRRRRRRKR comes from the coding sequence ATGGCTGACAAGAGCCGCGACCCGGAGGCGCTGGAACGGGAGATAGAGCGCAGCCGGCGGCAACTGGCCCGCACCATCGACGAGCTCGCCGACCGGGTCAGTCCGAGGAACGTCGCGCAGCGGGGCGCGGAGCGGCTGAAGGAGGAGGCCGACCAGGTCGCCAAGGCCCTCGGCGCGATGGTGCGCCCCTCCGAGGACGACGACGGCGAGGGCCCCCAGATCGACAGGCGGCTGGTGGTCGCCGGCGTGGGCGCGGCGGTCATCGTGACCGCCCTGGTCCTGCGGCGCCGTAGGCGCAGGAAGCGCTGA
- the bcp gene encoding thioredoxin-dependent thiol peroxidase — protein MSERLQPGDVAPEFELPDADDTAVSLASLRGKRVILYFYPAAMTPGCTKESVDFEGSLPELEAAGVAVVGVSPDKPAKLAKFRDKEGLTFPLLSDPDAKVLQAYGAYGEKKLYGKVVVGVIRSTFVIDADGRIEKAYYNVKATGHVERLRRDLGL, from the coding sequence GTGTCCGAGCGGCTGCAGCCGGGCGATGTCGCCCCCGAGTTCGAGCTACCCGACGCCGACGACACCGCGGTGTCGCTGGCCTCGCTGCGCGGCAAGCGCGTGATCCTCTACTTCTACCCGGCGGCCATGACCCCCGGCTGCACCAAGGAGTCGGTCGACTTCGAGGGAAGCCTGCCCGAGCTGGAGGCCGCGGGCGTCGCCGTCGTCGGCGTCTCCCCCGACAAGCCGGCCAAGCTCGCCAAGTTCCGGGACAAGGAGGGGCTGACGTTCCCCCTCCTGTCCGACCCGGACGCGAAGGTCCTCCAGGCCTACGGCGCCTACGGGGAGAAGAAGCTGTACGGCAAGGTCGTCGTCGGGGTCATCCGGTCGACGTTCGTCATCGACGCCGACGGCAGGATCGAGAAGGCGTACTACAACGTGAAGGCGACGGGGCACGTGGAGCGCCTCCGCCGCGACCTCGGGCTGTAG